One stretch of Tenacibaculum sp. MAR_2010_89 DNA includes these proteins:
- a CDS encoding dicarboxylate/amino acid:cation symporter, with translation MKKLALHWQILIGMLLGILFGFLALQLGWNNFVSDWIKPLGTIFVKLLKLIAVPLIVASLIKGISDLKDISKFKNIGVRTIIIYIGTTVAAITIGLVLVNVIEPGDGISQETVDKLTNTYAKSSSITAKITEAGKQKNSGPLQFVVDMVPDNAMKAMGNNKAMLQVIFFTIFLGISMLLIGEKKAKPLKDFFDSLNDAILKMVDLIMLISPFAVFALLANVVVTSGDPDILLALLKYAGVVVFGLLIMIVFYCVLVSVYTKKSPLWFLKQLSPAQLLAFSTSSSAATLPVTMERVEEHIGVDKEVSSFVLPVGATINMDGTSLYQAVAAVFVMQVLWPEGLGFANQMSIVLTALLASIGSAAVPGAGMVMLVIVLESIGFPKDLYPVALALIFAVDRPLDMLRTTINVTGDATVSMIVAKSVGKLGDPKPKNWDDHYEQVK, from the coding sequence ATGAAAAAATTAGCGCTACATTGGCAAATCTTAATAGGTATGCTTTTAGGAATTCTTTTCGGATTTTTAGCATTACAATTAGGATGGAACAATTTTGTGTCTGATTGGATAAAGCCTCTCGGAACTATTTTTGTAAAACTATTAAAATTAATAGCTGTTCCATTAATAGTAGCATCTCTTATTAAAGGTATATCTGATTTAAAAGATATTTCTAAGTTTAAAAATATAGGAGTTAGAACAATTATAATTTATATAGGTACAACTGTAGCAGCAATTACTATAGGTTTAGTTTTAGTTAATGTAATTGAGCCTGGTGATGGTATCTCACAAGAAACAGTTGATAAATTAACAAATACATATGCTAAAAGCTCAAGTATTACTGCAAAAATAACTGAAGCAGGAAAGCAAAAGAATAGTGGTCCATTACAATTTGTTGTAGATATGGTGCCTGATAATGCTATGAAAGCTATGGGTAATAATAAAGCAATGCTTCAAGTTATCTTTTTTACTATCTTTTTAGGTATATCTATGTTATTGATAGGAGAGAAGAAAGCAAAACCATTAAAAGATTTTTTTGATAGTTTAAATGATGCGATTCTTAAAATGGTAGATTTAATTATGTTAATATCACCATTTGCTGTTTTTGCGTTATTAGCAAATGTAGTAGTTACTTCAGGTGACCCAGATATATTATTAGCATTATTAAAATATGCAGGTGTAGTAGTATTTGGATTATTAATAATGATTGTTTTCTACTGTGTTTTAGTTAGTGTGTATACGAAGAAAAGCCCATTGTGGTTTTTAAAACAATTGAGTCCTGCTCAATTATTAGCTTTTTCAACAAGTTCAAGTGCAGCAACATTACCAGTTACTATGGAACGTGTTGAAGAACATATAGGAGTAGATAAAGAGGTATCTAGTTTTGTATTACCAGTTGGGGCAACTATTAATATGGATGGAACAAGTTTATATCAAGCTGTTGCAGCTGTATTTGTTATGCAAGTATTGTGGCCAGAAGGATTAGGATTTGCAAATCAAATGTCTATTGTATTAACAGCTTTATTAGCCTCAATAGGAAGTGCTGCAGTTCCAGGTGCAGGTATGGTAATGCTAGTTATAGTATTAGAATCTATAGGATTTCCAAAAGATTTATATCCAGTAGCTTTAGCATTGATTTTTGCAGTTGACAGGCCTTTAGATATGTTACGTACAACAATAAACGTAACTGGTGATGCAACAGTTTCTATGATTGTAGCTAAATCTGTTGGAAAGTTAGGTGATCCGAAACCAAAAAATTGGGATGATCATTATGAACAAGTTAAGTAA
- a CDS encoding DUF937 domain-containing protein, whose product MAGILDLLGSDLGKTIISGVAGSTGQDTNKTSSVLTMALPVLMKAMQRNASTPEGAEGLMGAITKKHDGSILDNLGDLFNGGVDKNVVQDGGNILGHILGNKQQGVEQVIGQKAGIDSGSVANILKVAAPILMGVLGKQSRQNGVSNSGDLGGLLGGLLGGNSTQKEQSFLEKILDADGDGSVIDDVAGMVLGGGNQQKSSGGGLLGGLLGGLFGKK is encoded by the coding sequence ATGGCAGGTATTTTAGACTTATTAGGCAGTGACTTAGGTAAAACAATTATATCAGGTGTTGCTGGATCTACAGGACAAGACACTAATAAAACTAGTAGTGTTTTAACTATGGCATTACCAGTTTTAATGAAAGCAATGCAACGAAATGCGTCAACTCCTGAAGGAGCTGAAGGTTTAATGGGGGCCATTACGAAAAAACATGATGGAAGTATTTTAGATAATCTTGGTGATTTATTTAATGGTGGTGTTGATAAAAATGTAGTTCAAGATGGTGGTAATATACTAGGTCATATCTTAGGGAATAAACAACAAGGTGTTGAACAAGTTATTGGCCAAAAAGCAGGAATAGATTCTGGATCTGTTGCTAATATTTTAAAAGTAGCTGCCCCTATTTTAATGGGTGTTTTAGGTAAACAATCTCGCCAAAATGGAGTTAGTAACTCTGGTGATTTAGGAGGTTTACTTGGTGGTTTATTAGGAGGAAACTCAACTCAAAAAGAACAAAGCTTCCTAGAAAAAATATTAGATGCTGATGGTGATGGTAGTGTAATTGATGATGTTGCTGGAATGGTATTAGGTGGTGGTAATCAACAAAAATCTTCTGGTGGAGGACTGT